A portion of the Luteolibacter rhizosphaerae genome contains these proteins:
- a CDS encoding general secretion pathway protein GspK produces MRSTSHKHRNRGSALIAVLWLVAILAMASMAAIRVVSFDVDLATAQIHGFRARQLAEMGIAVGSNPAVKRTDPLLRQMSEENGEGFEVRLISEGEKFNINALVLKQDEQLLKSMFMDWGLTLDEAQAVTDALIDWVDTNDEAGLNGAESEWYTEQGRLNQPFNRPFYNLDEVRLVKGMDYVEALKPDWRDWFTIWSGGQLDLNEAPAELIAVAAEVSVEEAAVIPETVRGPDGIRETDDDAPFQQLEQALALLGVDSSMRPEITARLTVNDATQRIESIGTVAGAKRKITVIVRNRTGRPAVLERTEEVVP; encoded by the coding sequence ATGAGGTCCACTTCCCACAAGCATCGGAATCGTGGCTCCGCGTTGATCGCGGTGCTGTGGCTGGTTGCGATCCTGGCGATGGCCTCGATGGCGGCGATTCGGGTGGTCTCCTTCGATGTCGATCTGGCGACCGCGCAGATCCACGGTTTCCGGGCCCGGCAGTTGGCGGAGATGGGAATCGCCGTGGGATCGAATCCGGCGGTGAAGCGCACCGATCCGCTGCTGCGCCAAATGTCCGAGGAAAATGGCGAGGGTTTCGAAGTCCGCCTGATCTCGGAAGGCGAGAAGTTCAATATCAATGCCTTGGTCCTCAAACAGGATGAGCAGCTGCTGAAGTCCATGTTCATGGACTGGGGGCTGACCTTGGACGAGGCCCAAGCCGTGACCGATGCTCTGATCGACTGGGTGGACACCAACGACGAGGCCGGTCTGAACGGCGCGGAATCCGAGTGGTACACCGAGCAAGGCCGCCTCAACCAGCCTTTCAATCGTCCCTTCTACAATCTCGACGAGGTCCGCCTGGTGAAGGGGATGGATTATGTGGAAGCCCTCAAACCGGATTGGCGGGACTGGTTCACCATCTGGAGCGGCGGCCAGCTCGATCTGAACGAGGCCCCGGCCGAACTCATCGCCGTGGCCGCGGAAGTCTCCGTGGAGGAAGCCGCGGTGATCCCCGAAACGGTCCGCGGACCGGATGGAATCCGCGAGACCGACGACGACGCCCCTTTCCAGCAACTGGAGCAAGCGCTTGCCCTTCTGGGTGTGGACTCCAGCATGCGCCCCGAAATCACCGCCCGACTGACCGTGAACGATGCCACCCAGAGAATTGAAAGCATCGGCACGGTCGCCGGAGCCAAACGCAAAATCACGGTCATCGTGCGCAACCGCACGGGACGACCGGCGGTTTTGGAACGAACCGAGGAGGTAGTGCCTTGA
- a CDS encoding prepilin-type N-terminal cleavage/methylation domain-containing protein: MKVAAPGTSRRRGFTLLELVLALLLMSLLVGMIFSTFSANMQLGNAVMQTQNEEGERKAMFELLGKMFGTLPGNARMELSSNDAGAQYLSDLTLQNVPLAFTWGGTEKVAKAVRLSTVPRRDGYLDIVLRYYEEEILQDSDNQETNTSLEPFAEVVLLEDVRTFEWQVLDGRTMEWAYDWDLVGRLPLQMELTVAFGANGEFMKQIFWIPPKQDPEVMMRQLQQQQRGGGGGGGPGGGGGDGDKPDIPPIEVK, encoded by the coding sequence ATGAAAGTCGCCGCCCCCGGAACTTCCCGTCGCCGCGGCTTCACCTTGCTGGAGCTGGTGCTGGCCCTTTTGCTGATGTCCCTGCTGGTGGGGATGATTTTCAGCACCTTCTCCGCGAACATGCAGCTCGGCAACGCGGTGATGCAGACCCAGAACGAAGAGGGCGAGCGCAAGGCGATGTTCGAGCTTCTCGGCAAGATGTTCGGGACTCTGCCGGGGAATGCCCGCATGGAGCTGTCCTCCAACGATGCCGGAGCCCAGTATCTCTCGGATCTCACGCTTCAGAATGTCCCGCTCGCCTTCACATGGGGTGGCACCGAGAAGGTGGCGAAGGCTGTCCGTCTTTCCACGGTTCCACGCCGCGACGGCTATCTCGATATCGTGCTCCGCTACTACGAGGAGGAGATCCTGCAAGACAGCGATAATCAGGAGACAAACACCAGCTTGGAGCCCTTTGCGGAGGTGGTTTTGTTGGAGGACGTCCGCACCTTTGAGTGGCAGGTTCTCGATGGCCGCACCATGGAGTGGGCCTACGACTGGGATCTCGTCGGTCGTTTGCCTCTTCAGATGGAACTCACGGTCGCCTTCGGTGCGAACGGGGAGTTCATGAAACAGATTTTCTGGATCCCGCCGAAGCAGGACCCCGAGGTGATGATGCGCCAACTCCAGCAGCAGCAACGCGGCGGTGGGGGTGGCGGCGGCCCAGGAGGAGGCGGTGGCGATGGAGATAAGCCGGATATTCCTCCAATCGAAGTAAAATGA
- a CDS encoding pilus assembly FimT family protein, whose amino-acid sequence MTISAAKTGSKPTAPGFTLLEIVIVLLAIALIGGGAIGMMVLSRDERVLSEASGDVALLAKRARTLAALQQRPYALEFYAGRVTLMPFAEAVLEPEQREAAAARLAAETADGEQPVGQFNSVHDTWEADEEMQVFIRRWASDIWIPVDAKNRQVWRFDVEGTCEPVGVRFQLDKSWEEAEFHPLTASIRDTSKEIY is encoded by the coding sequence ATGACGATCTCAGCAGCCAAGACGGGAAGTAAGCCGACCGCGCCGGGCTTCACGCTTCTGGAGATCGTCATTGTTCTCCTGGCCATCGCCCTCATCGGGGGTGGGGCCATCGGCATGATGGTCCTTTCGCGGGACGAACGCGTGCTGAGCGAGGCTTCGGGCGATGTCGCCCTTTTGGCCAAGCGGGCCCGGACCCTCGCGGCGCTTCAGCAGCGACCCTATGCTCTCGAATTCTACGCTGGCCGCGTGACCCTGATGCCTTTTGCCGAAGCCGTGCTCGAACCCGAGCAGCGCGAAGCCGCCGCCGCTCGGCTCGCGGCGGAAACCGCGGATGGGGAGCAGCCGGTCGGACAGTTCAACAGTGTCCACGACACTTGGGAAGCCGATGAGGAGATGCAGGTCTTCATCCGGCGCTGGGCCAGCGACATCTGGATCCCGGTCGATGCGAAGAACCGCCAGGTGTGGCGCTTCGATGTCGAGGGTACCTGCGAACCGGTGGGTGTCCGCTTCCAACTCGACAAGAGCTGGGAAGAGGCGGAGTTCCACCCCCTGACCGCCAGCATCCGCGATACCTCCAAGGAAATTTACTGA